The following proteins come from a genomic window of Meles meles chromosome 1, mMelMel3.1 paternal haplotype, whole genome shotgun sequence:
- the EMC1 gene encoding ER membrane protein complex subunit 1 isoform X5, producing MAASVAALRLCLWAALLVLAAAVYEDQVGKFDWRQQYVGKLKFASLEFSPGSKKLVVATEKNVIAALNSRTGEILWRHVDKGTAEGAVDAMLLYGQDAITVSNGGRIMRSWETNIGGLNWEITLDSGSFQALGLVGLQDSVRYIAVLKKTTLALHHLSSGHLKWVEHLPESDSIHYQMTYSYGSGVVWALGVVPFSHVNIVRFNVEDGEIVQQVRVSTPWLQSLTGACGVVDEAVLVCPDPSSRSLQTLALETEWELRQIPLQSLDLEFASGFQPRVLPTQPNPVDPSRAQFFLQLSPSHYALLHYHHGALSLLKDFPQAALVSFATTGEKTVAAVVTCRGETKPSSSEDGSLGSFPEKPRAQDSLTCFNQTYTINLYLVETGRRLLDTTIAFSLEQNGTRPERLYIQVFLKKDDSVGYRALVQTEDHLLLFLQQPAGKVVLWAREESLAEVVCLEMVDLPLTGAQAELEGEFGKKADGLLGMFLKRLSSQLILLQAWTSHLWKMFYDARKPRSQIKNEINIDTLARDEFNLQKMMVMVTASGKLFGIESSSGTILWKQYLPSVKPDSSFKLMVQRTTAHFPHPPQCTLLVKDKESGMSSLYVFNPIFGKWSQVAPPVPKRPILQSLLLPIMDQDYAKVLLLIDDEYKVMAFPATRNVLRQLHELAPSIFFYLVDAEQGRLCGYRLRKDLTTELSWELTIPPEVQRIVKVKGKRSSEHVHSQGRVMGDRSVLYKSLNPNLLAVVTESTDTHHERTFVGIFLVDGVTGRVIHSSVQRKAKGPVHIVHAENWVVYQYWNTKARRNEFTALELYEGTEQYNATAFSSLDRPQLPQVLQQSYIFPSSISAMEATITERGITSRHLLIGLPSGAILSLPKALLDPRRPEIPTEQSREENLIPYSPDVQIHAERFINYNQTVSRMRGIYTAPSGLESTCLVVAYGLDIYQTRVYPSKQFDVLKDDYDYVLISSVLFGLVFATMITKRLAQVKLLNRAWR from the exons ATGGCGGCGTCGGTGGCGGCTCTTCGGCTCTGTCTTTGGGCTGCGCTGCTTGTCCTTGCGGCCGCAGTCTACGAAGACCAAGTGGGCAAGTTCGATTG GAGACAGCAGTATGTTGGGAAGCTCAAGTTTGCCTCATTGGAATTTTCCCCTGGATCCAAGAAACTGGTTGTGGCTACAGAGAAGAATGTGATTGCAGCATTAAATTCTCGGACCGGGGAGATCT TGTGGCGCCATGTCGACAAGGGCACAGCAGAAGGGGCTGTGGACGCCATGCTGCTCTACGGACAGG ATGCAATCACTGTGTCCAATGGAGGCCGGATCATGCGTTCCTGGGAGACTAACATTGGGGGCCTGAACTGGGAGATTACCTTGGACAGTGGCAG TTTCCAGGCACTCGGGCTGGTAGGCCTGCAGGACTCAGTGCGGTACATTGCGGTCCTCAAGAAGACCACTCTTGCCCTGCACCATCTCTCTAGTGGGCACCTGAAGTGGGTGGAACACCTCCCTGAAAG TGACAGCATCCATTACCAGATGACGTATTCCTACGGGTCTGGGGTGGTATGGGCCCTCGGAGTTGTTCCTTTCAGCCATGTGAACATCGTCAGGTTTAACGTGGAAGATGGAGAGATTGTTCAGCAG GTCAGGGTGTCAACCCCCTGGCTTCAGAGTCTCACTGGAGCCTGTGGTGTGGTGGATGAGGCTGTCCTGGTGTGCCCCGACCCGAGCTCACGGTCCCTCCAGACCCTGGCCCTGGAGACGGAGTGGGAGTTGAGACAGATCCCGCTGCAG TCTCTTGACTTAGAATTTGCAAGTGGTTTCCAGCCCCGGGTCCTGCCCACGCAGCCTAACCCGGTGGATCCTTCTCGGGCCCAGTTCTTCCTGCAGTTGTCCCCAAGCCACTATGCTCTGCTGCACTACCATCACGGAGCCCTGAGTCTGCTCAAAGACTTCCCACAG GCTGCCCTAGTGAGCTTTGCCACCACTGGAGAGAAGACGGTGGCTGCAGTCGTGACCTGTCGTGGTGAAACG AAACCGAGCAGTTCTGAAGACGGGTCCCTGGGGAGCTTTCCGGAGAAGCCCAGGGCTCAG GACTCGCTGACTTGCTTCAACCAGACCTACACCATTAACCTCTACTTAGTGGAGACAGGTCGGCGGCTGCTTGACACCACCATCGCCTTCAGTCTGGAACAGAACGGCACTCGGCCAGAGCGG CTCTACATCCAGGTGTTCTTGAAGAAGGACGACTCGGTGGGCTACCGGGCCCTGGTGCAGACGGAGGACCACCTGCTACTCTTCCTGCAGCAGCCGG CAGGGAAGGTGGTGCTGTGGGCCCGGGAGGAGTCGCTGGCAGAGGTGGTGTGCCTGGAGATGGTGGATCTGCCCCTGACGGGCGCCCAGGCCGAGCTGGAAGGAGAATTCGGCAAGAAGGCAG ACGGCCTGCTGGGGATGTTCCTGAAACGCCTGTCGTCCCAGCTCATCCTGCTGCAGGCGTGGACCTCCCACCTCTGGAAGATGTTTTACGACGCTCGGAAGCCCCGAAGTCAGATTAAGAATGAGATCAACATTGATACCCTGGCCAGAGATGAATTTAACCTCCagaagatgatggtgatggtgaccgCCTCGGGCAAG CTTTTTGGCATTGAGAGCAGCTCTGGCACCATCCTGTGGAAACAGTATCTCCCTAGCGTCAAGCCAGATTCCTCCTTTAAACTCATGGTCCAGAGGACGACggcccatttcccccaccccccacagtgCACCCTGCTGGTAAAGGACAAG GAGTCAGGGATGAGTTCTCTGTACGTCTTCAATCCCATCTTTGGCAAGTGGAGTCAGGTGGCTCCCCCAGTGCCGAAGCGCCCCATCCTGcagtctctgcttctccccatcatGGATCAGGACTACGCCAAGGTGCTGCTATTGATCGATGATGAGTATAAG GTCATGGCGTTCCCAGCCACTCGGAATGTCTTGCGACAGCTACATGAGCTTGCTCCTTCCATCTTTTTCTATTTGGTGGATGCAGAACAGGGACGGCTCTGTGGATATCGACTTCGAAAG GATCTTACCACTGAGCTGAGTTGGGAGCTGACTATTCCCCCAGAAGTGCAGCGCATCGTCAAGGTGAAGGGGAAGCGCAGCAGTGAGCACGTTCATTCCCAGGGCCGCGTGATGGGGGACCGCAGCGTGCTCTATAAG AGCCTGAACCCCAACCTGCTGGCCGTGGTGACGGAGAGCACAGACACGCACCACGAGCGCACCTTCGTGGGCATCTTCCTCGTCGATGGTGTCACTGGGCGCGTCATCCACTCCTCCGTGCAGAGGAAGGCCAAGGGCCCCGTCCACATCGTGCACGCAGAGAACTGGGTGGTG tACCAGTACTGGAACACCAAGGCCCGGCGCAATGAGTTTACGGCGCTGGAGCTCTATGAGGGCACTGAGCAGTACAACGCCACTGCCTTTAGTTCCCTGGACcgcccccagctgccccaggtCCTCCAGCAGTCCTACATCTTCCCCTCCTCCATCAGCGCCATGGAAGCCACCATCACCGAGCGGGGCATCACCAGCCGGCACCTGCTTA TTGGGCTGCCTTCCGGAGCCATTCTTTCCCTTCCTAAGGCCTTGCTGGATCCCAGGCGTCCAGAGATCCCAACAGAGCAAAGCAG GGAGGAGAACCTGATCCCATATTCCCCAGACGTGCAGATACACGCAGAGCGATTCATTAACTACAACCAGACAGTTTCTCGAATGCGAGGGATCTACACAGCTCCCTCAGGTCTGGAGTCCACTTGCCTG GTTGTGGCCTATGGTTTGGACATTTACCAAACTCGAGTCTACCCATCCAAGCAGTTTGACGTCCTGAAGGACGACTATGACTACGTGCTGATCAGCAGCGTCCTCTTTGGCCTGGTGTTTGCCACCATGATCACCAAGAGGCTGGCGCAGGTGAAGCTCCTGAATCGGGCCTGGCGGTAA
- the EMC1 gene encoding ER membrane protein complex subunit 1 isoform X4, producing the protein MAASVAALRLCLWAALLVLAAAVYEDQVGKFDWRQQYVGKLKFASLEFSPGSKKLVVATEKNVIAALNSRTGEILWRHVDKGTAEGAVDAMLLYGQDAITVSNGGRIMRSWETNIGGLNWEITLDSGSFQALGLVGLQDSVRYIAVLKKTTLALHHLSSGHLKWVEHLPESDSIHYQMTYSYGSGVVWALGVVPFSHVNIVRFNVEDGEIVQQVRVSTPWLQSLTGACGVVDEAVLVCPDPSSRSLQTLALETEWELRQIPLQSLDLEFASGFQPRVLPTQPNPVDPSRAQFFLQLSPSHYALLHYHHGALSLLKDFPQAALVSFATTGEKTVAAVVTCRGETQKPSSSEDGSLGSFPEKPRAQDSLTCFNQTYTINLYLVETGRRLLDTTIAFSLEQNGTRPERLYIQVFLKKDDSVGYRALVQTEDHLLLFLQQPAGKVVLWAREESLAEVVCLEMVDLPLTGAQAELEGEFGKKADGLLGMFLKRLSSQLILLQAWTSHLWKMFYDARKPRSQIKNEINIDTLARDEFNLQKMMVMVTASGKLFGIESSSGTILWKQYLPSVKPDSSFKLMVQRTTAHFPHPPQCTLLVKDKESGMSSLYVFNPIFGKWSQVAPPVPKRPILQSLLLPIMDQDYAKVLLLIDDEYKVMAFPATRNVLRQLHELAPSIFFYLVDAEQGRLCGYRLRKDLTTELSWELTIPPEVQRIVKVKGKRSSEHVHSQGRVMGDRSVLYKSLNPNLLAVVTESTDTHHERTFVGIFLVDGVTGRVIHSSVQRKAKGPVHIVHAENWVVYQYWNTKARRNEFTALELYEGTEQYNATAFSSLDRPQLPQVLQQSYIFPSSISAMEATITERGITSRHLLIGLPSGAILSLPKALLDPRRPEIPTEQSREENLIPYSPDVQIHAERFINYNQTVSRMRGIYTAPSGLESTCLVVAYGLDIYQTRVYPSKQFDVLKDDYDYVLISSVLFGLVFATMITKRLAQVKLLNRAWR; encoded by the exons ATGGCGGCGTCGGTGGCGGCTCTTCGGCTCTGTCTTTGGGCTGCGCTGCTTGTCCTTGCGGCCGCAGTCTACGAAGACCAAGTGGGCAAGTTCGATTG GAGACAGCAGTATGTTGGGAAGCTCAAGTTTGCCTCATTGGAATTTTCCCCTGGATCCAAGAAACTGGTTGTGGCTACAGAGAAGAATGTGATTGCAGCATTAAATTCTCGGACCGGGGAGATCT TGTGGCGCCATGTCGACAAGGGCACAGCAGAAGGGGCTGTGGACGCCATGCTGCTCTACGGACAGG ATGCAATCACTGTGTCCAATGGAGGCCGGATCATGCGTTCCTGGGAGACTAACATTGGGGGCCTGAACTGGGAGATTACCTTGGACAGTGGCAG TTTCCAGGCACTCGGGCTGGTAGGCCTGCAGGACTCAGTGCGGTACATTGCGGTCCTCAAGAAGACCACTCTTGCCCTGCACCATCTCTCTAGTGGGCACCTGAAGTGGGTGGAACACCTCCCTGAAAG TGACAGCATCCATTACCAGATGACGTATTCCTACGGGTCTGGGGTGGTATGGGCCCTCGGAGTTGTTCCTTTCAGCCATGTGAACATCGTCAGGTTTAACGTGGAAGATGGAGAGATTGTTCAGCAG GTCAGGGTGTCAACCCCCTGGCTTCAGAGTCTCACTGGAGCCTGTGGTGTGGTGGATGAGGCTGTCCTGGTGTGCCCCGACCCGAGCTCACGGTCCCTCCAGACCCTGGCCCTGGAGACGGAGTGGGAGTTGAGACAGATCCCGCTGCAG TCTCTTGACTTAGAATTTGCAAGTGGTTTCCAGCCCCGGGTCCTGCCCACGCAGCCTAACCCGGTGGATCCTTCTCGGGCCCAGTTCTTCCTGCAGTTGTCCCCAAGCCACTATGCTCTGCTGCACTACCATCACGGAGCCCTGAGTCTGCTCAAAGACTTCCCACAG GCTGCCCTAGTGAGCTTTGCCACCACTGGAGAGAAGACGGTGGCTGCAGTCGTGACCTGTCGTGGTGAAACG CAGAAACCGAGCAGTTCTGAAGACGGGTCCCTGGGGAGCTTTCCGGAGAAGCCCAGGGCTCAG GACTCGCTGACTTGCTTCAACCAGACCTACACCATTAACCTCTACTTAGTGGAGACAGGTCGGCGGCTGCTTGACACCACCATCGCCTTCAGTCTGGAACAGAACGGCACTCGGCCAGAGCGG CTCTACATCCAGGTGTTCTTGAAGAAGGACGACTCGGTGGGCTACCGGGCCCTGGTGCAGACGGAGGACCACCTGCTACTCTTCCTGCAGCAGCCGG CAGGGAAGGTGGTGCTGTGGGCCCGGGAGGAGTCGCTGGCAGAGGTGGTGTGCCTGGAGATGGTGGATCTGCCCCTGACGGGCGCCCAGGCCGAGCTGGAAGGAGAATTCGGCAAGAAGGCAG ACGGCCTGCTGGGGATGTTCCTGAAACGCCTGTCGTCCCAGCTCATCCTGCTGCAGGCGTGGACCTCCCACCTCTGGAAGATGTTTTACGACGCTCGGAAGCCCCGAAGTCAGATTAAGAATGAGATCAACATTGATACCCTGGCCAGAGATGAATTTAACCTCCagaagatgatggtgatggtgaccgCCTCGGGCAAG CTTTTTGGCATTGAGAGCAGCTCTGGCACCATCCTGTGGAAACAGTATCTCCCTAGCGTCAAGCCAGATTCCTCCTTTAAACTCATGGTCCAGAGGACGACggcccatttcccccaccccccacagtgCACCCTGCTGGTAAAGGACAAG GAGTCAGGGATGAGTTCTCTGTACGTCTTCAATCCCATCTTTGGCAAGTGGAGTCAGGTGGCTCCCCCAGTGCCGAAGCGCCCCATCCTGcagtctctgcttctccccatcatGGATCAGGACTACGCCAAGGTGCTGCTATTGATCGATGATGAGTATAAG GTCATGGCGTTCCCAGCCACTCGGAATGTCTTGCGACAGCTACATGAGCTTGCTCCTTCCATCTTTTTCTATTTGGTGGATGCAGAACAGGGACGGCTCTGTGGATATCGACTTCGAAAG GATCTTACCACTGAGCTGAGTTGGGAGCTGACTATTCCCCCAGAAGTGCAGCGCATCGTCAAGGTGAAGGGGAAGCGCAGCAGTGAGCACGTTCATTCCCAGGGCCGCGTGATGGGGGACCGCAGCGTGCTCTATAAG AGCCTGAACCCCAACCTGCTGGCCGTGGTGACGGAGAGCACAGACACGCACCACGAGCGCACCTTCGTGGGCATCTTCCTCGTCGATGGTGTCACTGGGCGCGTCATCCACTCCTCCGTGCAGAGGAAGGCCAAGGGCCCCGTCCACATCGTGCACGCAGAGAACTGGGTGGTG tACCAGTACTGGAACACCAAGGCCCGGCGCAATGAGTTTACGGCGCTGGAGCTCTATGAGGGCACTGAGCAGTACAACGCCACTGCCTTTAGTTCCCTGGACcgcccccagctgccccaggtCCTCCAGCAGTCCTACATCTTCCCCTCCTCCATCAGCGCCATGGAAGCCACCATCACCGAGCGGGGCATCACCAGCCGGCACCTGCTTA TTGGGCTGCCTTCCGGAGCCATTCTTTCCCTTCCTAAGGCCTTGCTGGATCCCAGGCGTCCAGAGATCCCAACAGAGCAAAGCAG GGAGGAGAACCTGATCCCATATTCCCCAGACGTGCAGATACACGCAGAGCGATTCATTAACTACAACCAGACAGTTTCTCGAATGCGAGGGATCTACACAGCTCCCTCAGGTCTGGAGTCCACTTGCCTG GTTGTGGCCTATGGTTTGGACATTTACCAAACTCGAGTCTACCCATCCAAGCAGTTTGACGTCCTGAAGGACGACTATGACTACGTGCTGATCAGCAGCGTCCTCTTTGGCCTGGTGTTTGCCACCATGATCACCAAGAGGCTGGCGCAGGTGAAGCTCCTGAATCGGGCCTGGCGGTAA
- the EMC1 gene encoding ER membrane protein complex subunit 1 isoform X2: MAASVAALRLCLWAALLVLAAAVYEDQVGKFDWRQQYVGKLKFASLEFSPGSKKLVVATEKNVIAALNSRTGEILWRHVDKGTAEGAVDAMLLYGQDAITVSNGGRIMRSWETNIGGLNWEITLDSGSFQALGLVGLQDSVRYIAVLKKTTLALHHLSSGHLKWVEHLPESDSIHYQMTYSYGSGVVWALGVVPFSHVNIVRFNVEDGEIVQQVRVSTPWLQSLTGACGVVDEAVLVCPDPSSRSLQTLALETEWELRQIPLQSLDLEFASGFQPRVLPTQPNPVDPSRAQFFLQLSPSHYALLHYHHGALSLLKDFPQAALVSFATTGEKTVAAVVTCRGETKPSSSEDGSLGSFPEKPRAQDSLTCFNQTYTINLYLVETGRRLLDTTIAFSLEQNGTRPERLYIQVFLKKDDSVGYRALVQTEDHLLLFLQQPAGKVVLWAREESLAEVVCLEMVDLPLTGAQAELEGEFGKKAAIQDGLLGMFLKRLSSQLILLQAWTSHLWKMFYDARKPRSQIKNEINIDTLARDEFNLQKMMVMVTASGKLFGIESSSGTILWKQYLPSVKPDSSFKLMVQRTTAHFPHPPQCTLLVKDKESGMSSLYVFNPIFGKWSQVAPPVPKRPILQSLLLPIMDQDYAKVLLLIDDEYKVMAFPATRNVLRQLHELAPSIFFYLVDAEQGRLCGYRLRKDLTTELSWELTIPPEVQRIVKVKGKRSSEHVHSQGRVMGDRSVLYKSLNPNLLAVVTESTDTHHERTFVGIFLVDGVTGRVIHSSVQRKAKGPVHIVHAENWVVYQYWNTKARRNEFTALELYEGTEQYNATAFSSLDRPQLPQVLQQSYIFPSSISAMEATITERGITSRHLLIGLPSGAILSLPKALLDPRRPEIPTEQSREENLIPYSPDVQIHAERFINYNQTVSRMRGIYTAPSGLESTCLVVAYGLDIYQTRVYPSKQFDVLKDDYDYVLISSVLFGLVFATMITKRLAQVKLLNRAWR, from the exons ATGGCGGCGTCGGTGGCGGCTCTTCGGCTCTGTCTTTGGGCTGCGCTGCTTGTCCTTGCGGCCGCAGTCTACGAAGACCAAGTGGGCAAGTTCGATTG GAGACAGCAGTATGTTGGGAAGCTCAAGTTTGCCTCATTGGAATTTTCCCCTGGATCCAAGAAACTGGTTGTGGCTACAGAGAAGAATGTGATTGCAGCATTAAATTCTCGGACCGGGGAGATCT TGTGGCGCCATGTCGACAAGGGCACAGCAGAAGGGGCTGTGGACGCCATGCTGCTCTACGGACAGG ATGCAATCACTGTGTCCAATGGAGGCCGGATCATGCGTTCCTGGGAGACTAACATTGGGGGCCTGAACTGGGAGATTACCTTGGACAGTGGCAG TTTCCAGGCACTCGGGCTGGTAGGCCTGCAGGACTCAGTGCGGTACATTGCGGTCCTCAAGAAGACCACTCTTGCCCTGCACCATCTCTCTAGTGGGCACCTGAAGTGGGTGGAACACCTCCCTGAAAG TGACAGCATCCATTACCAGATGACGTATTCCTACGGGTCTGGGGTGGTATGGGCCCTCGGAGTTGTTCCTTTCAGCCATGTGAACATCGTCAGGTTTAACGTGGAAGATGGAGAGATTGTTCAGCAG GTCAGGGTGTCAACCCCCTGGCTTCAGAGTCTCACTGGAGCCTGTGGTGTGGTGGATGAGGCTGTCCTGGTGTGCCCCGACCCGAGCTCACGGTCCCTCCAGACCCTGGCCCTGGAGACGGAGTGGGAGTTGAGACAGATCCCGCTGCAG TCTCTTGACTTAGAATTTGCAAGTGGTTTCCAGCCCCGGGTCCTGCCCACGCAGCCTAACCCGGTGGATCCTTCTCGGGCCCAGTTCTTCCTGCAGTTGTCCCCAAGCCACTATGCTCTGCTGCACTACCATCACGGAGCCCTGAGTCTGCTCAAAGACTTCCCACAG GCTGCCCTAGTGAGCTTTGCCACCACTGGAGAGAAGACGGTGGCTGCAGTCGTGACCTGTCGTGGTGAAACG AAACCGAGCAGTTCTGAAGACGGGTCCCTGGGGAGCTTTCCGGAGAAGCCCAGGGCTCAG GACTCGCTGACTTGCTTCAACCAGACCTACACCATTAACCTCTACTTAGTGGAGACAGGTCGGCGGCTGCTTGACACCACCATCGCCTTCAGTCTGGAACAGAACGGCACTCGGCCAGAGCGG CTCTACATCCAGGTGTTCTTGAAGAAGGACGACTCGGTGGGCTACCGGGCCCTGGTGCAGACGGAGGACCACCTGCTACTCTTCCTGCAGCAGCCGG CAGGGAAGGTGGTGCTGTGGGCCCGGGAGGAGTCGCTGGCAGAGGTGGTGTGCCTGGAGATGGTGGATCTGCCCCTGACGGGCGCCCAGGCCGAGCTGGAAGGAGAATTCGGCAAGAAGGCAG CAATTCAAG ACGGCCTGCTGGGGATGTTCCTGAAACGCCTGTCGTCCCAGCTCATCCTGCTGCAGGCGTGGACCTCCCACCTCTGGAAGATGTTTTACGACGCTCGGAAGCCCCGAAGTCAGATTAAGAATGAGATCAACATTGATACCCTGGCCAGAGATGAATTTAACCTCCagaagatgatggtgatggtgaccgCCTCGGGCAAG CTTTTTGGCATTGAGAGCAGCTCTGGCACCATCCTGTGGAAACAGTATCTCCCTAGCGTCAAGCCAGATTCCTCCTTTAAACTCATGGTCCAGAGGACGACggcccatttcccccaccccccacagtgCACCCTGCTGGTAAAGGACAAG GAGTCAGGGATGAGTTCTCTGTACGTCTTCAATCCCATCTTTGGCAAGTGGAGTCAGGTGGCTCCCCCAGTGCCGAAGCGCCCCATCCTGcagtctctgcttctccccatcatGGATCAGGACTACGCCAAGGTGCTGCTATTGATCGATGATGAGTATAAG GTCATGGCGTTCCCAGCCACTCGGAATGTCTTGCGACAGCTACATGAGCTTGCTCCTTCCATCTTTTTCTATTTGGTGGATGCAGAACAGGGACGGCTCTGTGGATATCGACTTCGAAAG GATCTTACCACTGAGCTGAGTTGGGAGCTGACTATTCCCCCAGAAGTGCAGCGCATCGTCAAGGTGAAGGGGAAGCGCAGCAGTGAGCACGTTCATTCCCAGGGCCGCGTGATGGGGGACCGCAGCGTGCTCTATAAG AGCCTGAACCCCAACCTGCTGGCCGTGGTGACGGAGAGCACAGACACGCACCACGAGCGCACCTTCGTGGGCATCTTCCTCGTCGATGGTGTCACTGGGCGCGTCATCCACTCCTCCGTGCAGAGGAAGGCCAAGGGCCCCGTCCACATCGTGCACGCAGAGAACTGGGTGGTG tACCAGTACTGGAACACCAAGGCCCGGCGCAATGAGTTTACGGCGCTGGAGCTCTATGAGGGCACTGAGCAGTACAACGCCACTGCCTTTAGTTCCCTGGACcgcccccagctgccccaggtCCTCCAGCAGTCCTACATCTTCCCCTCCTCCATCAGCGCCATGGAAGCCACCATCACCGAGCGGGGCATCACCAGCCGGCACCTGCTTA TTGGGCTGCCTTCCGGAGCCATTCTTTCCCTTCCTAAGGCCTTGCTGGATCCCAGGCGTCCAGAGATCCCAACAGAGCAAAGCAG GGAGGAGAACCTGATCCCATATTCCCCAGACGTGCAGATACACGCAGAGCGATTCATTAACTACAACCAGACAGTTTCTCGAATGCGAGGGATCTACACAGCTCCCTCAGGTCTGGAGTCCACTTGCCTG GTTGTGGCCTATGGTTTGGACATTTACCAAACTCGAGTCTACCCATCCAAGCAGTTTGACGTCCTGAAGGACGACTATGACTACGTGCTGATCAGCAGCGTCCTCTTTGGCCTGGTGTTTGCCACCATGATCACCAAGAGGCTGGCGCAGGTGAAGCTCCTGAATCGGGCCTGGCGGTAA